The Dehalobacter sp. 12DCB1 genome window below encodes:
- the rpsO gene encoding 30S ribosomal protein S15, producing the protein MLTPEKKKDIIAKFQQHEGDTGSPEVQIALLTTRINELTEHFKTHKKDHHSRRGLFKLIGQRRAMLNYLKKSDFNRYRTVVTELGLRH; encoded by the coding sequence ATGCTTACACCGGAGAAAAAGAAGGATATCATTGCGAAGTTTCAGCAGCATGAAGGAGACACAGGTTCACCCGAGGTTCAGATCGCTCTTCTCACTACGAGAATCAATGAGCTGACAGAACATTTCAAGACCCATAAGAAAGATCATCATTCCCGCCGGGGTCTTTTTAAATTGATTGGACAACGCCGTGCAATGCTGAACTACCTCAAGAAATCCGATTTTAATCGTTACCGCACAGTAGTAACAGAACTTGGCTTACGTCACTAA
- a CDS encoding bifunctional riboflavin kinase/FAD synthetase: protein MEVCTLIPGYKFEPTVLALGNFDGIHLGHQELLKHGLEKARSLKTLFSVLLFDPHPLKVLHPDRKLELITGKDEKIMLFEKFGVDRVLLLPFSPGFAETTPQEFVENILLKIRAVHVIVGFNYSFGCHGKGKPSDLEKFGETYNFGVSVVQAQMLDDRVISSTEIRRALLNGDIDLAKLMMGRAPTIIGTVVHGDGRGRDIGFPTANIETYEDLLIPKNGVYVVTAKIDGRIYGGMMNIGIVPTFKTGLEKTTEIHFFDFHGDLYQKDLFIDIQARLRSEKKFNGVKEITEQLGKDMKAAKQKLQKQNFTKFME, encoded by the coding sequence TTGGAAGTTTGCACTCTGATTCCGGGATACAAATTTGAGCCGACTGTGCTTGCTCTGGGGAATTTTGACGGTATACACCTAGGACATCAGGAGCTGTTGAAGCACGGCTTAGAGAAAGCACGTTCACTGAAGACATTGTTTTCAGTTTTGCTTTTTGATCCCCATCCGCTGAAAGTACTTCATCCAGATAGAAAACTGGAATTGATTACCGGCAAGGATGAGAAAATCATGCTATTTGAAAAATTTGGCGTAGACAGAGTGCTCTTATTGCCTTTCTCTCCGGGATTTGCCGAGACAACGCCGCAGGAATTCGTTGAAAATATTCTGCTGAAGATCAGGGCCGTTCATGTTATTGTTGGCTTCAACTACTCCTTTGGCTGTCATGGCAAAGGAAAACCTAGCGACCTCGAAAAGTTTGGTGAAACTTACAATTTTGGGGTAAGTGTTGTCCAAGCCCAGATGCTTGACGACAGAGTGATCTCTTCGACCGAAATCAGACGTGCACTTCTGAACGGGGATATCGATCTAGCCAAGTTGATGATGGGACGCGCACCTACGATTATCGGAACGGTGGTTCACGGTGACGGGCGGGGTAGGGATATTGGATTTCCGACAGCCAACATAGAGACGTATGAGGACTTGCTAATCCCCAAAAATGGTGTGTATGTCGTTACTGCAAAAATTGACGGCAGGATCTACGGCGGGATGATGAACATCGGGATTGTACCGACCTTTAAAACCGGCCTAGAGAAGACCACGGAGATTCATTTTTTTGATTTTCACGGAGATTTATATCAGAAGGACTTATTCATAGATATTCAGGCCAGATTGCGTTCCGAGAAGAAATTTAATGGAGTCAAGGAAATCACGGAGCAACTCGGTAAAGACATGAAAGCCGCAAAACAAAAGCTGCAAAAACAAAACTTTACAAAATTTATGGAATAA
- the truB gene encoding tRNA pseudouridine(55) synthase TruB encodes MDGIINVLKPVGMTSTDVVRWLFRKTQAGKAGHIGTLDPGAAGVLPICLGKATRLAEYHSDQGKSYRAEITLGITTDTQDAFGQERSRIVPMVSREQFANTLENFLGVIEQEPPMYSAVRKNGRRLYEYARQGIDVAREKRQVEIKRLDLVEWHEETFPRVLFDVECSKGTYIRTLCHDIGAALGCGAHMSFLLRLSAGKFTLDSTYTLEEIDQALADGDEHMLLAPEWGLTLPKASIPAYRLAAFRNGLSTGGDLVDAEVYAEQLPVQVFCEGRFIGIGNWENGCLCPNKVMG; translated from the coding sequence TTGGACGGGATCATTAATGTTTTAAAACCTGTTGGCATGACTTCCACAGACGTTGTTAGGTGGCTGTTTCGGAAAACACAGGCCGGCAAGGCAGGCCATATTGGGACGCTGGATCCCGGTGCTGCCGGGGTGCTTCCGATTTGCCTTGGCAAGGCAACGCGGCTGGCAGAATACCACAGCGACCAGGGAAAAAGTTATAGAGCTGAGATTACACTCGGAATCACGACAGATACGCAGGATGCTTTCGGACAGGAACGATCGAGGATTGTGCCTATGGTATCACGAGAACAATTTGCAAATACACTGGAGAATTTTCTTGGTGTCATTGAACAGGAACCGCCCATGTATTCCGCTGTCAGAAAAAATGGCAGGCGTCTGTACGAATATGCCCGCCAGGGGATCGATGTTGCAAGAGAAAAAAGACAGGTGGAGATCAAGCGGCTGGATCTGGTGGAATGGCATGAAGAGACGTTTCCAAGAGTTCTATTCGATGTGGAATGCTCCAAAGGAACGTATATACGCACTTTATGTCACGATATTGGCGCTGCCCTGGGTTGCGGTGCACATATGTCCTTTTTGCTCAGATTAAGCGCAGGCAAGTTTACGCTGGATTCCACCTACACACTGGAAGAGATTGATCAGGCGCTTGCCGACGGCGATGAACACATGCTCCTGGCCCCGGAATGGGGGCTCACACTGCCAAAGGCAAGTATACCGGCCTATCGGCTTGCCGCTTTCCGAAACGGGCTTTCTACCGGAGGGGATCTTGTTGATGCTGAAGTGTACGCGGAACAGCTTCCTGTTCAGGTATTTTGTGAGGGACGTTTTATTGGCATAGGGAATTGGGAAAACGGATGTTTATGCCCCAATAAGGTCATGGGTTAG
- a CDS encoding bifunctional oligoribonuclease/PAP phosphatase NrnA translates to MDKTTNKVISELAKKLDTISEAALLTHISPDGDCIGSMLALGIALEGLNKKICYYNPGFLPVNLKFLPGVDKICSVLPPEEFPETLIFIDCAEAERAYSTLCPEFLQGKTVINIDHHISNNGFGTVNWIDAGAAATGEMIFHLLGEMGVSMTKEIAENLYTAIITDTGRFSYSNTTVESFRIAAELLKTGLDLVQINNILFEQKSLAQTRLLQKALTNLELHQQGMMAVIVLTREDFEETGADESLSEGLVNYARNIEKVEAAALLKEIAPDEIKVSFRSNTWLDVNQVASRFGGGGHRRASGCSINGTMGQARQMIVSALEEALNVGRDH, encoded by the coding sequence ATGGACAAGACGACGAATAAGGTGATCTCAGAACTGGCCAAAAAATTGGATACAATCTCCGAGGCTGCACTGCTTACGCATATATCCCCGGATGGGGACTGCATAGGTTCAATGCTTGCTTTGGGGATTGCCTTAGAAGGTCTGAACAAAAAAATATGTTATTATAATCCTGGGTTTCTGCCGGTAAATTTGAAGTTTCTTCCGGGTGTGGACAAGATATGTTCTGTTCTGCCTCCGGAAGAGTTTCCAGAAACCCTTATTTTTATTGACTGCGCTGAAGCGGAAAGAGCGTATAGCACTCTTTGCCCGGAGTTTCTTCAGGGAAAAACGGTGATTAATATTGATCATCATATTTCCAATAACGGTTTCGGTACGGTTAATTGGATTGATGCCGGCGCAGCCGCCACAGGTGAAATGATTTTTCACCTGCTGGGTGAAATGGGAGTTTCCATGACCAAGGAAATTGCAGAGAATCTCTATACTGCGATTATTACGGATACAGGCAGGTTCAGCTACAGCAATACCACAGTCGAAAGCTTCAGGATTGCTGCGGAATTGCTCAAAACAGGCCTTGATCTTGTTCAGATCAACAATATACTGTTTGAACAGAAAAGCTTGGCTCAGACCAGACTGCTGCAAAAAGCGCTGACGAACCTGGAACTTCATCAGCAGGGAATGATGGCTGTCATTGTTCTGACCAGAGAAGACTTTGAAGAAACAGGTGCAGATGAGAGCTTAAGTGAAGGCTTGGTGAACTATGCACGCAATATCGAAAAGGTGGAAGCTGCTGCGCTGTTAAAAGAAATTGCCCCGGATGAAATCAAAGTCAGTTTCCGATCCAATACCTGGCTTGATGTAAACCAAGTTGCCAGCCGGTTCGGCGGAGGCGGACACCGGCGGGCATCAGGCTGTTCTATTAATGGAACAATGGGTCAAGCCAGGCAAATGATTGTATCTGCACTTGAGGAGGCCCTGAACGTTGGACGGGATCATTAA
- the rbfA gene encoding 30S ribosome-binding factor RbfA produces the protein MAKHRAFRLAESIKAEVAQMIREDIKDPRLGFVTVTDVEVADDLRHAKIFVSVLGTEEEMKSSLDVLNKASGYLRSELGKIISLRYFPEITFKYDQSIEHGAHISKLLREVGAKGESSDGQDDE, from the coding sequence ATGGCTAAACACAGGGCTTTTCGCCTGGCAGAATCGATCAAAGCAGAAGTGGCACAGATGATCCGGGAGGATATCAAAGATCCGCGGCTCGGATTCGTGACCGTCACGGATGTGGAGGTTGCTGACGATTTGCGGCATGCCAAAATATTCGTCAGCGTATTGGGAACAGAAGAGGAAATGAAAAGCAGTTTGGATGTTTTAAATAAAGCATCCGGATATCTGCGCAGCGAACTGGGTAAAATCATCAGCCTGCGCTATTTTCCCGAGATCACTTTCAAGTATGATCAGTCTATTGAACATGGCGCCCATATTTCCAAGCTGCTTCGTGAGGTTGGCGCGAAAGGTGAATCCAGCGATGGACAAGACGACGAATAA